Genomic segment of Hydra vulgaris chromosome 11, alternate assembly HydraT2T_AEP:
aaagttaaaaatctctTATCGCGACAATCTACCTTCCAAAATGCCAACAACTTAATGGACTcagatgttttagaaattattgattgCAACATTgacacagttaaaaaatatgagttGCTGGTCTCTCGTTATAAAAGTCCTGCTGCAAGAACTTTTTTCGtaagttttataaacagtttaaattcattttgtaagCGTTAGTTGGATAGTGTAGCAGTAGGTATTCATCTTTGCATTAATTaaggtttaataaataaattttttaatttttttaatttagatgcatattagctTAATTTAGTTACATTTGCTAAAGAAATTTGGTTGAACAGAGCTGGTAAAAGCCACTGCATATGATATGGCGCGACTTTCGAAATTTTCcatgtttatttttgtcaaaaataaacatGGATGGTACAGGAAATTTTGGAAACTTCCATTCAGAAAATCCTCTATATGTAAAGTTGTTCTGtgtaattctaattttattttatgaatgtacattaaaattattttaattaaaatagttttttgcgGTTACAAATCAGGTTACGAAATAAGACAATCAGGAGACGAATATGAATGATGATGTTGCCCAAGAACCGAGGCCGATGAACAAAGAACTGGCGCACGATGAACAAGAACCGGCGCTTGATGAACATTCGTTGGACGGTATATTAGAAAGATTTTTGAGAAACCAGAGGACACAGTGAtccaaaatacatttttataagtttaataattttattagtaatctttaatttaatactaatgtaaacttttattttttgctaaatgagattaaatttacaaaaaatatttgtttaggTGCGTTCTTgcaaaatggatttttttagacgtaaattgatattataaattttcactGTAATATTGCTAGTGCGAAGGCATAATGGATAAtgcgaataaattttttagagttattgaaacaaacaaatatagtttacggaccccccccccccccttccctcTGCTATTTGTAAGGTAAATCCAAACTATAGcgtattttataagtttataatgggtatatatagtataaaagtagtaaattataaaaagttataaataatatataagtatataaaatatttatatatttgggAAAAGCATAtaaagtgtgtgtatatatatatatatatatatatatatatatatatatatatatatatataaatatatatatatatatatatatatatatatatatatatatatatatattttatatatatatatatatatatatatatatatatattaggttggatttaattagatttaaatcTAAACGATATACATACGTTTATTTGACTAAAGCTAAACGTTAAATATACGTTCAATTAGACTACATCTAAAcgctttatatacatttattagaCTAAATCTAAACACGTTTTAGACGTTTATTAGACTAAatctaaacaatttatataCGTTAATTGAACTAAATCTAAACGCTTTATATACGTATAATATACGCTTTATATGCCTTTATTAACCCTATAATAGACGTCGAAAATACGTTGTAATCTCGACGTTTTATGGAGGTTTGATCTAAACGTTAATCTGGATTTCATTCTGAACGTATAATCGACCAAATCTAAACCCTTAATCTAAACGTTGTTTCGACGTTTAATAAACGTTTGtgtgcttactgggtatatatatatatatttatagatatataaatatatatatatgtatttatatattatatatatatatatatatatatatttatatgcatatatatatatatatatatatatatatatatatagatatatatatatatatatatatatatatatatatatatatatatatatatatatatatatatatatatatatatatatatatacatatatttattatatatatatatatttatatgtatatatatatatatatttatagatatataaatatatatatatataaagatatataaatatatatatatatatatatatatatatattatatatatatatatatttatatgtatatatatatatacatatatatatatatatatatatatatatatatatatatatatatatatatatatatatatatatatatacatatatttatatatatatatatatatattatatgtatatatatatatatttatagatgtataaatatatatatatatatatttatatattatatatatatatatatatatatttatatgtatatatatatatatatatatatatatatatacatatatgtatatatatatatatatatatatatatatacatacatttatatatatatatatatatttatatgtatatatatattatatatatatatatatatatatatatatatatctatatatattatatatatatatatatatatatatatatatatatatatgtatatatatatatatatacatatatatatatatatatatatatatacatatatatatatatatatatatatatatatatatatacatatttatatatatatatatatatatttatatgtatatttatatatatatatttatagatatataaatatatatatacatatatatatatagatatataaatatatatatatatatatatatatatatattatatatatatatttatatctatatatatatatatatatatatatatatatatatatatatatatatatatatatatatacatatatatatatatatatatatatatatatatatatatatacatatatttatatatatgtatatatatatatatatttatatgtatatatatatatatatttatagatgtataaatatatatatatttatatatcatatatatatatatatatttatatgtatatatgtatatatatatatatatatatatatatatatacatatatatatatatatatatatatatatatatatatatacatatatatatatatatatatatatatatatatatgtatatatatatgtatatatgtatatatattttttaagaaaatgtttaaagaaagtTAGAAGATACTAAAAACCTTGGTATTATGCAAGCCGAAGCGATTTACTTAATTAATTCAATCGATAAAAGACTGCATGTAAATctcaaaagaaaatataatattttcaatatttatcatgaatgtatttattaatagcttttatctttaaataaattcattttgcaacacgttttttaattttataaaatttcgttATAATGGTTTGTGGTAAATCCCACATAGGTTATAGGTGGAATACATCACAAGTGAAAGGTCAAAAATGCTACGCATTTTGAATCCCAAATAAGATAAAGTAGTAAATACCAGATTAAGTTCAGCCTTTCTGAAAGCTTTGATGaataattgaaatttactatttaagtaatttttaaattaaaggatttttaaaaattatcatagaAGCATTCGGACTTTCATTTATCTGGTATTGACTACTTTATACCATTTGGATTAAAATATATGTGGCATTTAAGATCTATAACATGTTATATTTTCCACCTATATCCCATGTAGGATTTACCATATAAAATCCATGTGGGATTTAACATATGAAACCCACGTGGTACAAAATAATAATCCCCATATGGGTTACATATGGTAAAAACCCACGCGTATCCCATATGGGATTTACCATATGGAATTCATGTGGGATTTACCATATAAAACCCACATGGGACAAAACAATAATCCCCACATGGGTTACATAAGGAAAAATTCCACGCGTAACCCATGTGCGCTTTTTCACTGGGAATCTTTTATGAATATTACAAGattctaaattctttaattttctttgaatcCTTCTATGTCAAGCATCTTTATCTACACTAAATGTCAAAGCTGCTTTTCTCAGTGACATTTCCTTTAAATTTACAGAGTCGATTGCCAATAACATGCTCTGCTCAGAAAAATTGCCACGATCAGTTTTTCCTTATATAGTTTCAAACCATATCTCACTTTGtatggtttttttattagaattaattgatttaattgaattaattttattagaattaatagatttaattgatttaattgaattaatggtctttttattagaattaattgATTTACTATTATAggtttatgtattattttaaattggttaatatttatataaaaaaagttgctcatttttattatgtaaatggATTAAGTTGTCCGGAACCCAAACTCCAAACATGTGTCCGAATCCACCCAATCATTCCTCATTCACATATACTAGGTTTAAAACCAGTGAAATACagtatgaaacaatttttttaataaatattgtaaataaaaatgtatctttaatcaataaaatttaattggtttGCATAGAAATTAGgtatattaatatgtgaatcGAATATTATGATATATCTCTCATCTGGTGGTAGGAAACCATATCTTGAATTTCCAGCCAATTGTTTCAGCATATTATGATAGATGTTTCGCTTATGCCATATTTcacttaaataatgtttttatagtatttatattacatggtatatatattttatagtaacACATTTTCGAGGTTTATGGTTCTATTATTAAGAAGTTTTAGTTTTATGGAGTAATAGGCGTAAAGGAATTAATCCTTACTGCCTGAGCGATATCAAATAGGGTAATATTCAGTTTGCTTTATTAATCGAGCGGCAGTATTTTCTTCATTTTGTTTTGTGCTCGTAAAAATGTACTGTTCATACGTGATATCTTTTCTTGGTTTGAAAAATTGATCATCATTGTCACATTTATGACATTGTATTGATCGTTATCGTTTcctttaatagttttttgtatttttacatttttctatgttaaaagtaatactaataactttttttaaaaacactgttAATAAAAAACCCTGAGAAACATGCGAAAAGAAAAGCTTTCTGTTTccctaataaaaaaagtttccaaGCCAGACGGCCAGTTTTGCATGGGGTTGCAGCCCCAAAGGTACTGGGGCTGCAACCCTATCAACTTCGCCTTAAAACGGTACTACACATAATTGAAAATAGCAtgaaaactgaaaaactttaaaagaattttttatatttatttttatttaaaaaaaatttccttgtCAGCCTAGTTCAGTTCTTTGGTAACAAATCATATGGGGCCGTTCATAAATGATGTCAATAATTTTTCCTGGTTTTCCGACCCCCTCTCCCCATCGTTACCccatcatttaattttttttaatgctaatttttaaatctgtttatagataaagtaaagaaaaacttGACATCGTTTTGGTCTCTATACTCTCCTCCCGAGtgtcaattatttaaaatcattttaacacCCTTTGGTATTTTAGATTTTGTTGACGGCtcgctttttttaaatgtaataacaacaaaatatttaaaaagattaaaaacaaaaaggatcgagtaaaccaataaaaattattacttattaccTTGAATCTGTAAGTGAATGTTTGGCCAGCAGAAATAGGACATTGAGATGTCCATCCTTCGCCATCCATAAAAGGGtcttttttttgatgcaatccGTGCCAATGCAGGGTGGTAACATCACTTAGCAGTAGATTTTCAAcgtaaatgattaaattttgatGCTCGTAAACAACAATTGGTGGGCCGGGTAGTGCACCATTAATTACAATTACCATTCGGCTTTCTCCATCTGCTGAAATCACATCATCTAAGGGTATCTGcataacaaaaatcaaaacattagaCTTTGGTTTTGATAAATAtgtctttataatatatttataactttaactaTAGACCTTTTGTTGCGTTCGGCCAGGAGATTCGTTATATAGAAATAAAGAACCACCAGAAGAATAAAGTAAATCTTTCTTATATATCATTGTTAACTTCTCTTTTATCTCTAACCAGAACTCGCAATCATTCTTTTTGGGACTACATTCGTTGTATTTATAATCAAGCGGTATTTCGATTACAGTAACAAATTCGTggataagcaaaattaaaacaattccTTTAAACAACATCTCCGATAAAGAATTTGgagtcaaatttaataataaagtctCGGAGACTGTTtgtagaaaataatattgaGAGGTTggtaaaaaaaccaaaatatgaAATCCTtactaaataaaacaaagcaaaattaactattttaacacGTATTGTAAATTATCATTAATTGTGCGTGTTacgttttgaaaaatatttttatgctaTTTCATGCTATTTAAATCTGTAATGACAGGATGTcaatatgtaaaattttgtttgttctGCGACAGTTTGTACagaaaagaaaatcaaatactgtttttatatatatttttatactgtttttaagtttttgagtCATTACACACCTTTGTTTACTGATCAAGAGAATTATTtcataaacaagttttttttaattttattgaagatTTAATTCTGAACAACTTTAATTCTCAGATATACAAaagcaaacaaatttatttttaaataaaataaaagtaaaagtttcagtaataatttataaataatttaagtagtTTATGTTTTCCATCTTGAACCGCGTGATTATTACGGTAGGGtgcaaagtaaaattttaaaaacataaaatattctattaaagaaattcttaaacaaattttttaaattgttacatATTTCTGTTAAGTAAAA
This window contains:
- the LOC136087511 gene encoding uncharacterized protein LOC136087511, coding for MLFKGIVLILLIHEFVTVIEIPLDYKYNECSPKKNDCEFWLEIKEKLTMIYKKDLLYSSGGSLFLYNESPGRTQQKIPLDDVISADGESRMVIVINGALPGPPIVVYEHQNLIIYVENLLLSDVTTLHWHGLHQKKDPFMDGEGWTSQCPISAGQTFTYRFKAERKGTFWYHSHVGSQRTNGAYGSFIIKERENTNTEKITDVIMTVGDWHHKTSEEVDLKMVFGNFIGMKPFNVSKTVDGSLFMVYHGFQL